Proteins co-encoded in one Diprion similis isolate iyDipSimi1 chromosome 13, iyDipSimi1.1, whole genome shotgun sequence genomic window:
- the LOC124414197 gene encoding esterase FE4-like isoform X1, which produces MGGPMVNVKQGWLRGTIVKSVVGGSYISFKGIPFAAPPLGDLRFSDPQPPRPWTGVRDASIEGPKCIQIDYMTSNMVGDEDCLYLNVATTSLKGSRPVMVWIHGGAFILGDGGDDMFRPDYLIKKDILFVSIQYRLGVLGFLKLDHAVVPGNMGLKDQVAALKWVKENIAQFGGDPNNITLFGESAGSSSVHYQLISPIAKGLFHKAILQSGTALFPWIGTPLSVETAHRYVAALGKEITDPHEIVEYLRSISAAELIEAQDQFQTDEDKFKFLIPFRPSVDDKSQEPFMPKPPEELAVEGFDVPVIIGYNSHEGILFMLTPYEWMFEELEKNFERTVPADLIMENPSKMSQVADELRKFYFKDKPITEDAVGDLVRYYGETYFLNGIQKVVEYQQKKRTPTYLYKFSYDSPNSLTKLVYKGSMKGAAHEDEIPYLFHPMRYTDLLKIEPNSIEQTVSDRMVKMWTDFAKSGNPTPQIDDLITVKWDPVTRTTKNYLEIGEELSVGVNPDEEVELLFKRISVIVKS; this is translated from the exons ATGGGTGGGCCTATGGTGAATGTGAAACAAGGTTGGCTTCGCGGTACCATTGTGAAAAGTGTTGTGGGGGGATCCTACATCTCTTTCAAAGGAATTCCATTTGCAGCACCTCCTCTTGGGGATCTGAGGTTTTCG GATCCTCAACCCCCACGACCCTGGACTGGTGTCCGAGATGCTTCGATAGAAGGTCCAAAGTGTATCCAAATAGACTATATGACATCGAACATGGTCGGTGACGAAGATTGTCTGTACCTTAACGTAGCAACCACATCTTTAAAAGGATCGCGACCAGTGATGGTTTGGATTCACGGAGGAGCTTTTATACTCGGCGATGGAGGTGATGACATGTTTCGTCCAGATTACCTGATAAAGAAGGACATTTTATTTGTCTCGATACAATACAGACTTGGTGTCCTCG gtTTCCTGAAACTCGATCACGCGGTGGTGCCTGGTAATATGGGTCTGAAAGATCAAGTGGCAGCTCTGAAATGGGTAAAGGAAAACATCGCCCAGTTTGGTGGTGATCCAAACAATATTACTCTCTTCGGAGAAAGCGCTGGCAGTTCCTCGGTGCATTATCAACTCATATCACCAATTGCTAAAG GTCTGTTCCACAAGGCCATTCTGCAGAGTGGAACGGCACTGTTTCCTTGGATAGGCACTCCACTGTCAGTCGAGACCGCTCATCGGTACGTCGCTGCTCTCGGAAAAGAAATCACTGATCCTCACGAGATCGTTGAGTATCTGCGCTCGATTTCAGCTGCTGAGCTTATAGAAGCTCAAGATCAATTTCAGACTGATGAA GACAAGTTTAAATTCTTAATTCCATTTCGACCGAGTGTCGATGACAAAAGCCAAGAACCGTTCATGCCGAAACCCCCGGAAGAACTTGCAGTGGAAGGTTTTGACGTGCCCGTGATCATTGGTTACAACAGTCACGAAGGAATTCTGTTTATGTTGA CACCTTATGAATGGATGTTTGAAGAACTTGAAAAGAATTTCGAGCGTACGGTGCCTGCAGATTTGATTATGGAAAATCCATCAAAAATGTCTCAGGTTGCAGATGAATTGAGAAAGTTTTACTTCAAGGATAAACCAATAACCGAAGACGCAGTTGGTGACTTAGTCCGGTATTACGGAGAGACATACTTCCTCAATGGGATCCAGAAAGTAGTTGAATATCAGCAGAAGAAGAGGACACCGACCTACCTTTACAAGTTTTCTTACGACAGTCCGAATTCCTTGACAAAATTAGTTTACAAAGGGTCTATGAAAG GTGCTGCTCACGAGGATGAAATCCCGTATCTATTTCATCCTATGCGGTATACCGATCTACTTAAAATTGAACCAAACTCAATCGAGCAAACAGTGTCCGATAGGATGGTCAAGATGTGGACAGACTTTGCGAAAAGTGG AAATCCGACACCCCAGATCGATGATTTGATCACTGTGAAATGGGATCCAGTAACACGGacaacgaaaaattatttggaaattGGTGAGGAGCTCTCCGTTGGTGTGAATCCGGATGAAGAGGTCGAGTTGCTGTTCAAGAGAATCTCTGTTATCGTTAAGAGTTAG
- the LOC124414197 gene encoding esterase FE4-like isoform X2, translating to MGGPMVNVKQGWLRGTIVKSVVGGSYISFKGIPFAAPPLGDLRFSDPQPPRPWTGVRDASIEGPKCIQIDYMTSNMVGDEDCLYLNVATTSLKGSRPVMVWIHGGAFILGDGGDDMFRPDYLIKKDILFVSIQYRLGVLGFLKLDHAVVPGNMGLKDQVAALKWVKENIAQFGGDPNNITLFGESAGSSSVHYQLISPIAKGLFHKAILQSGTALFPWIGTPLSVETAHRYVAALGKEITDPHEIVEYLRSISAAELIEAQDQFQTDEDKFKFLIPFRPSVDDKSQEPFMPKPPEELAVEGFDVPVIIGYNSHEGILFMLTPYEWMFEELEKNFERTVPADLIMENPSKMSQVADELRKFYFKDKPITEDAVLLTRMKSRIYFILCGIPIYLKLNQTQSSKQCPIGWSRCGQTLRKVEIRHPRSMI from the exons ATGGGTGGGCCTATGGTGAATGTGAAACAAGGTTGGCTTCGCGGTACCATTGTGAAAAGTGTTGTGGGGGGATCCTACATCTCTTTCAAAGGAATTCCATTTGCAGCACCTCCTCTTGGGGATCTGAGGTTTTCG GATCCTCAACCCCCACGACCCTGGACTGGTGTCCGAGATGCTTCGATAGAAGGTCCAAAGTGTATCCAAATAGACTATATGACATCGAACATGGTCGGTGACGAAGATTGTCTGTACCTTAACGTAGCAACCACATCTTTAAAAGGATCGCGACCAGTGATGGTTTGGATTCACGGAGGAGCTTTTATACTCGGCGATGGAGGTGATGACATGTTTCGTCCAGATTACCTGATAAAGAAGGACATTTTATTTGTCTCGATACAATACAGACTTGGTGTCCTCG gtTTCCTGAAACTCGATCACGCGGTGGTGCCTGGTAATATGGGTCTGAAAGATCAAGTGGCAGCTCTGAAATGGGTAAAGGAAAACATCGCCCAGTTTGGTGGTGATCCAAACAATATTACTCTCTTCGGAGAAAGCGCTGGCAGTTCCTCGGTGCATTATCAACTCATATCACCAATTGCTAAAG GTCTGTTCCACAAGGCCATTCTGCAGAGTGGAACGGCACTGTTTCCTTGGATAGGCACTCCACTGTCAGTCGAGACCGCTCATCGGTACGTCGCTGCTCTCGGAAAAGAAATCACTGATCCTCACGAGATCGTTGAGTATCTGCGCTCGATTTCAGCTGCTGAGCTTATAGAAGCTCAAGATCAATTTCAGACTGATGAA GACAAGTTTAAATTCTTAATTCCATTTCGACCGAGTGTCGATGACAAAAGCCAAGAACCGTTCATGCCGAAACCCCCGGAAGAACTTGCAGTGGAAGGTTTTGACGTGCCCGTGATCATTGGTTACAACAGTCACGAAGGAATTCTGTTTATGTTGA CACCTTATGAATGGATGTTTGAAGAACTTGAAAAGAATTTCGAGCGTACGGTGCCTGCAGATTTGATTATGGAAAATCCATCAAAAATGTCTCAGGTTGCAGATGAATTGAGAAAGTTTTACTTCAAGGATAAACCAATAACCGAAGACGCA GTGCTGCTCACGAGGATGAAATCCCGTATCTATTTCATCCTATGCGGTATACCGATCTACTTAAAATTGAACCAAACTCAATCGAGCAAACAGTGTCCGATAGGATGGTCAAGATGTGGACAGACTTTGCGAAAAGTGG AAATCCGACACCCCAGATCGATGATTTGA